CAATAAACCTGAAGCAGGACATGCGAAAAAAGCAAATACTGCACCTAAGCGCTACGTTCGTGAACTTCGTGGCATCGACCTTGCTGCGTACGAGGTTGGCCAAGAACTGAAGGCTGATGTCTTCACAGAAGGCGAATTCGTTGACGTAACAGGTATTTCTAAAGGTAAAGGGTTTGCTGGCGTTATCAAACGTTGGGGACAAAGCCGCGGACCAATGGCGCACGGCTCGCGTTACCACAGAGGTCCAGGTTCCATGGGCTCCATTCAAGCTAACCGCGTTCCTAAAGGTAAACACCTGCCAGGACACATGGGGCATGAAACGGTAACGATTCAACGTCTTGAAGTTGTTAAAGTTGATACAGAACGTAATGTATTGCTCGTGAAAGGTTCCATTCCTGGAGCTAAAAACAGCTTCGTTAAAGTATTAGAAACGGTAAAAAAATAAACGACTGAAGAAAGGAGGAACACGAAATGCCAAAAGTAGCACTTTTAAATATTAGTGGTAGCCAAGTAGGCGAGATTGAATTGAACGATGCAGTATTCGGTATCGAACCGAACAAACACGTTCTTCATGACGCTGTTGTTATGCAATTGGCTTCCCTGCGTCAAGGTACTCACAAAGTAAAAGGACGTTCTGAAGTACGTGGCGGCGGACGTAAGCCTTGGAAACAAAAAGGTACTGGCCGTGCTCGTCAAGGTTCGATCCGTGCACCGCAATGGGTTGGTGGCGGTACTGTATTCGGTCCGACTCCACGCAGCTACGCTTACAAATTGCCTAAAAAAGTTCGTCGTCTGGCGATCAAATCGGCATTGTCATCCAAAGTGATTGAGAATGAAATTATCGTATTGGACGCTCTTACACTGAACGGACCTAAAACGAAAGAATTCGCAGCCATTTTGAATAACCTTAAAGCTGATCGTAAAGCATTGATCGTAGCTCCTAGCTATGATGATAATGTTGCACTTTCCGCTCGTAATATTCCTGGTGTGAAGTTTGTAGCCGCAGACGGCATTAATGTTCTTGACGTGCTTGGACACGACAAACTGATCATTACGAAGGAAGCAGTTCAGAAGGTAGAGGAGGTGCTCGCGTAATGAAGGATCCTCGTGATATTATCAAACGTCCGGTTATCACCGAACGTACGGCTGGTATGATGAATGACTTGAAATACGTTTTCGAGGTTGACATTCGTTCTAACAAAGTCGAAATTAAAAAAGCAATCGAAGCGATCTTTAACGTGAAAGTAAGTAACGTAAATACGCTTCGCGTTCCTGCGAAACCAAAACGCTACGGACGTCATTCCGGCTATACGAGCGAGTGGAAAAAAGCGTTCGTAACGCTGAGCAAAGACAGTAAGCCGCTTGAGTTTTTTGAAACGGTATAATTGAAACTGTAAAGTAAGGAGGGAAACTCAGTGCCAATTAAAAAGTATAAACCAACGTCCCCGGCCAGACGTGCAATGTCTGTATCTACTTTCGAGGAGATCACAACAAATCAGCCCGAGAAATCGTTGCTGGCACCTCTGAGCAAGCAAGCTGGACGCAATAACCAAGGTAAAATTACAGTTCGTCATCAAGGCGGCGGACACAAACGTAAATACCGTATTATTGACTTCAAACGTAACAAAGATGGAATACCGGGCCGCGTTGCTACGATCGAATATGATCCGAACCGTACGTCCAACATCGCACTTATCCACTATGTGGATGGTGAAAAACGTTACATCATCGCTCCTAAAGGTTTGAAAGTAGGAGACGAAGTGGTATCCGGTCCGGATTCCGATATCAAAATCGGTAACTCCTTGCCATTGGAAAACATTCCAGTAGGTACGGTTATCCACAACATCGAATTGAAACCGGGCAAAGGTGGCCAACTCGTTCGTGCTGCTGGTACGGAAGCCCAACTTCTTGGTAAAGAAGAGAAGTATGTAACAATTCGTTTGACTTCTGGCGAAGTTCGTCGCATTCTGAAAGTTTGCCGCGCTACAATTGGTTCTGTTGGTAACGAAGACCACGAACTTGTTAAGATCGGTAAAGCCGGTCGTAGTCGTTGGTTGGGACAACGTCCTGAAGTTCGTGGTGTTGTTATGAACCCTAACGATCACCCACACGGTGGTGGTGAAGGTCGCGCTCCAATCGGACGTAAATCTCCAATGTCTCCATGGGGCAAACCAACCCTTGGTTACAAAACGCGTAAAAAAGGTAAAGCATCTGATAAATACATCGTTCGTCGTCGTACTAAGTAATGAAACGTGCGCTTAAGCCGCACGTTAACATTTTAAGGAACGACAACGTTTTAACGAAGGGAGGATTCATAAATGGGTCGCAGTCTCAAAAAAGGACCATTCATTGATGGTTACTTGCTGAAAAAAGTAGAGGTTTTGAACGAGTCGGACAAAAAAGTCGTGATCAAAACTTGGTCCCGTCGCTCTACGATTTTCCCGCAATTTATCGGACATACGTTTGGTGTATACGATGGTCGTAAACATGTACCAGTATACGTAACGGAAGATATGGTCGGACACAAACTGGGCGAATTCGCTCCAACGCGTACGTACAAAGGCCATACGGATGACGATAAGAAAACAAGAAGATAATCAACACAGCGTAGTGTTTGAGAGGAGGTAACTCAATGGAAGCAAAAGCACATGCTAAATCCGTGCGGATTTCCGCTCGCAAAGTGAAACTTGTTATCGATTTGATTCGTGGCAAGCAGGTTGGTGAGGCGATTGCAATTCTTCGTCACACTCCGAAATCCGCTTCTCCAGTCGTTGAGAAATTGTTGAATTCTGCAATCGCAAATGCAGATCACAACTACTCTATGGACGTAAATAAATTGGTAGTATCTGAGGTTTTCGTAAACCAAGGTCCTACAATGAAACGGTTCCGCCCGCGTGCAATGGGTCGCGCAAGCCGCATCAATAAACGCACCAGTCATATTACTCTGGTGGTATCTGAAAAATAAGGAGGGAAAACGTGTGGGCCAAAAGGTAAATCCCGTCGGACTCCGAATCGGTATTATCCGTGATTGGGAATCCAAATGGTATGCAGGCAAAGATTTCGGTGATCTTTTGCTGGAAGACGTTAAGATTCGTGAGCATCTGAAGAAAAGATTGAAAGACTCCGCTGTATCCCGTGTTGAAATCGAGAGAGCAGCTAACCGCGTCAACGTAACGATTCACACTGCGAAACCAGGTATGGTTATCGGTAAGGGTGGTTCCGAAGTTGAAAACCTGCGTAATGAAATCACTAAAATTGCAGGCGGTAAAAAGGTACACATCAATATCTCTGAAATTAAAAATCCTGAACTGGATGCAATTCTGGTTGCTGAAAGCATTGCACAACAATTGGAACGTCGTGTTTCTTTCCGTCGTGCATTGAAACAAGCAATTCAAAGAACTATGCGTTCCGGAGCAAAAGGAATTAAAACTCAAGTAGGCGGACGTCTTGGCGGTGCCGAAATCGCTCGTTCCGAAGGGTACAGCGAAGGAACTGTTCCACTGCACACGCTTCGTGCTGACATCGACTACGGTACAGCAGAGGCTCATACTACTTATGGCCGTCTTGGCGTAAAAGTATGGATCTATCGTGGAGAAGTTCTTCCTCCAGCTAAGAAACAAGCTCCTCAGGAAGGAGGCAACTAATCATGTTGGTACCTAAACGCGTAAAACATCGTAAACAACAACGTGGTCACATGAAGGGTCGTGCAAAAGGCGGTACTACACTGAATTTTGGTGAGTACGGTTTGCAAGCTACTGAA
This DNA window, taken from Paenibacillus kribbensis, encodes the following:
- the rplC gene encoding 50S ribosomal protein L3, with the protein product MKGILGRKLGMTQVFTPEGNVLAVTVIEAGPCVVLQKKDQENDGYEAIQLGFSDKKEKRSNKPEAGHAKKANTAPKRYVRELRGIDLAAYEVGQELKADVFTEGEFVDVTGISKGKGFAGVIKRWGQSRGPMAHGSRYHRGPGSMGSIQANRVPKGKHLPGHMGHETVTIQRLEVVKVDTERNVLLVKGSIPGAKNSFVKVLETVKK
- the rplD gene encoding 50S ribosomal protein L4, with translation MPKVALLNISGSQVGEIELNDAVFGIEPNKHVLHDAVVMQLASLRQGTHKVKGRSEVRGGGRKPWKQKGTGRARQGSIRAPQWVGGGTVFGPTPRSYAYKLPKKVRRLAIKSALSSKVIENEIIVLDALTLNGPKTKEFAAILNNLKADRKALIVAPSYDDNVALSARNIPGVKFVAADGINVLDVLGHDKLIITKEAVQKVEEVLA
- the rplW gene encoding 50S ribosomal protein L23; its protein translation is MKDPRDIIKRPVITERTAGMMNDLKYVFEVDIRSNKVEIKKAIEAIFNVKVSNVNTLRVPAKPKRYGRHSGYTSEWKKAFVTLSKDSKPLEFFETV
- the rplB gene encoding 50S ribosomal protein L2, encoding MPIKKYKPTSPARRAMSVSTFEEITTNQPEKSLLAPLSKQAGRNNQGKITVRHQGGGHKRKYRIIDFKRNKDGIPGRVATIEYDPNRTSNIALIHYVDGEKRYIIAPKGLKVGDEVVSGPDSDIKIGNSLPLENIPVGTVIHNIELKPGKGGQLVRAAGTEAQLLGKEEKYVTIRLTSGEVRRILKVCRATIGSVGNEDHELVKIGKAGRSRWLGQRPEVRGVVMNPNDHPHGGGEGRAPIGRKSPMSPWGKPTLGYKTRKKGKASDKYIVRRRTK
- the rpsS gene encoding 30S ribosomal protein S19, coding for MGRSLKKGPFIDGYLLKKVEVLNESDKKVVIKTWSRRSTIFPQFIGHTFGVYDGRKHVPVYVTEDMVGHKLGEFAPTRTYKGHTDDDKKTRR
- the rplV gene encoding 50S ribosomal protein L22, whose amino-acid sequence is MEAKAHAKSVRISARKVKLVIDLIRGKQVGEAIAILRHTPKSASPVVEKLLNSAIANADHNYSMDVNKLVVSEVFVNQGPTMKRFRPRAMGRASRINKRTSHITLVVSEK
- the rpsC gene encoding 30S ribosomal protein S3 — its product is MGQKVNPVGLRIGIIRDWESKWYAGKDFGDLLLEDVKIREHLKKRLKDSAVSRVEIERAANRVNVTIHTAKPGMVIGKGGSEVENLRNEITKIAGGKKVHINISEIKNPELDAILVAESIAQQLERRVSFRRALKQAIQRTMRSGAKGIKTQVGGRLGGAEIARSEGYSEGTVPLHTLRADIDYGTAEAHTTYGRLGVKVWIYRGEVLPPAKKQAPQEGGN